A DNA window from Brassica napus cultivar Da-Ae chromosome C1, Da-Ae, whole genome shotgun sequence contains the following coding sequences:
- the LOC125580422 gene encoding E3 ubiquitin-protein ligase makorin-like, translating into MSDRILCKFFIHGSCLKGEHCEYSHDSNVCTFYQKGICLYGSRCRNEHVRTTSQPQSLSPSNVPPPQKGDDNNNNNNNDVCYIHPREYPICSFAAAGDCPRGSQCPHMHGDICSTCGKKCLHPFRPEEREEHTKECQKKQKHIEALKKSQEIECSVCLDRVLSKATPGERKFGLLTECHHPFCIQCIRNWRSSAPVSGMDVNSTLRACPICRKLSYFVVPSVVWYSTPDEKKEIIDIYKAKLRSINCKHFNFGNGNCPFGGSCFYKHAYSDGHLDEVVVRNLGSQEGETLIADSIRLSEFLGRVHI; encoded by the exons ATGTCCGACAG GATACTCTGCAAGTTCTTTATCCATGGCTCATGCTTAAAAGGAGAACATTGTGAATACTCCCATGACTCTAAT GTTTGCACATTCTACCAAAAAGGAATATGCTTATACGGAAGTAGATGTAGAAACGAACACGTCAGAACCACCTCTCAACCACAATCTTTATCTCCTTCCAATGTTCCACCACCACAAAAAGGAgatgacaacaacaacaacaacaacaacgacgTTTGTTACATCCACCCAAGAGAATACCCAATCTGCTCCTTCGCAGCAGCCGGCGACTGCCCACGTGGCAGCCAATGCCCCCACATGCACGGTGACATCTGCAGCACCTGCGGCAAAAAGTGTCTCCACCCTTTCAGACCAGAAGAGCGAGAAGAGCACACCAAAGAATGTCAGAAGAAGCAGAAGCACATCGAGGCTTTGAAGAAGAGCCAAGAGATCGAGTGCAGCGTGTGTTTGGACCGTGTCTTGTCCAAAGCCACTCCAGGGGAAAGGAAGTTTGGGCTGTTGACAGAGTGCCATCACCCGTTTTGTATACAGTGCATTCGTAATTGGCGTAGCAGTGCTCCTGTTTCGGGGATGGATGTGAACAGCACGTTGAGAGCGTGTCCTATATGTCGCAAGCTGTCTTATTTTGTTGTCCCGAGTGTTGTCTGGTACTCTACTCCTGATGAGAAGAAGGAGATCATTGACATATACAAGGCAAAACTCAG GTCAATCAACTGCAAACACTTTAACTTTGGAAATGGGAACTGCCCTTTTGGAGGAAGTTGTTTCTATAAG CATGCATATTCTGATGGTCACTTGGATGAAGTTGTTGTTCGGAATCTTGGTTCACAAGAAGGAGAAACTTTAATAGCAGACAGTATCAG GCTATCTGAGTTCCTTGGTCGTGTGCATATTTGA